The Paenibacillus tianjinensis genome has a window encoding:
- a CDS encoding dynamin family protein, giving the protein MYPNTIQAIAQEVLRLLSKQKNLLNEMLGNDQLLKHEGDSQERSLDRSLAKLWSRTLEDEATKVDSLEMTLAVVGTMKAGKSTTINAIVGREVLPNRNRPMTTLPTVIRHKQGQEIPQLFFPKPEPFNLALQTIRETLLKLQSEEVDVLSISATEDGKQLIEEIRSGKLNRLETTYSGVEGIYSFLKSLNDISRLCDAKNLDIQSPLVEYTSLSEFPVIEVEFYHLKGKEQQVKGSLALIDTPGPNEAGQVHLRGILQEQLQKASAVLAILDYTQLNSEADAEVRREIEYISRFSKDRLYVLVNKFDQKDRNSMGENDVKRYVGQELFEGELAAERIYPVSSQYGYLANYALNELEAKGGLPAPENAEWVEDFGQRALGVDWEEDIRDIDFVRRGAQKLWKKSSFSELLDQVISESYSKAALVSLTSAVDKMSHYGNEIIHYLKMRSGSVHMDINELKQFIIALERDIDQISLASRSANKMSSEALGKLTSMTKGIFEEGAKVIRLLIENLFTHGKRLEEEQAKLEGAEKTSRRRPFFQSFFTSENSFVTINQHGPNKFSTKREADAFLDKINDVLQNDIGVISGKIQIQVNGFVESLEYDLQQEINKGVEPILEHASRTLNNAFDMKISFKVHNVKAIKVDFDQISKDAVEEKSVEKIKTKYERKWYTLWLKEHAVEYTVQEEEYHVDTRQIGKKVIQDLEKVQQKLRKELDKYVSEELAQNLTEYFSELTVYLDKFRGNLLDGLTDKQESEEMLGKLLTAMEQFLSIAVLHREDLEPVEEALILLQLSPREAVGV; this is encoded by the coding sequence AGAAGAATTTACTGAATGAGATGTTAGGAAATGACCAGCTTTTGAAGCATGAAGGTGATAGCCAGGAACGCTCCTTAGACCGAAGTCTGGCAAAGCTATGGTCAAGAACGCTTGAAGATGAGGCTACAAAAGTAGACAGCCTGGAGATGACATTAGCAGTGGTAGGCACCATGAAAGCCGGTAAGTCAACAACGATAAATGCCATTGTGGGCCGTGAGGTCCTTCCGAACCGTAACCGGCCCATGACCACACTACCTACAGTTATTCGGCATAAGCAGGGACAGGAAATACCGCAATTATTTTTCCCGAAACCAGAGCCGTTCAACCTTGCACTACAAACCATTCGTGAAACATTGCTTAAGCTGCAAAGTGAAGAAGTAGATGTTCTATCAATAAGTGCTACGGAAGATGGAAAACAGCTTATTGAGGAGATTAGATCCGGAAAGCTAAACCGGCTTGAAACCACATATTCCGGTGTGGAAGGTATTTATTCGTTCCTGAAATCATTAAATGATATTTCAAGATTGTGTGACGCCAAGAATCTAGATATTCAATCTCCTTTGGTAGAATATACTTCACTTTCAGAATTTCCAGTAATTGAAGTGGAATTCTATCATCTAAAGGGTAAAGAGCAGCAGGTAAAAGGGAGTCTGGCATTAATAGATACACCAGGACCCAATGAAGCTGGACAGGTGCATTTGAGAGGGATTCTACAAGAACAGCTTCAAAAAGCATCAGCTGTACTGGCCATACTTGATTACACACAGCTCAATTCAGAGGCTGATGCCGAGGTTAGACGGGAAATCGAATACATATCGCGTTTTTCTAAAGATAGGTTATATGTTCTTGTTAATAAATTTGACCAGAAAGACCGCAACTCCATGGGTGAGAATGATGTGAAACGGTATGTCGGCCAAGAATTGTTCGAAGGTGAGCTTGCGGCTGAGAGAATCTATCCCGTATCCAGCCAATATGGTTATTTGGCTAATTATGCACTTAATGAGCTTGAAGCTAAGGGGGGGCTTCCGGCCCCGGAAAATGCCGAATGGGTTGAGGATTTTGGACAAAGAGCGTTAGGAGTCGACTGGGAAGAAGACATTAGAGATATTGATTTTGTCCGAAGAGGCGCTCAGAAATTATGGAAGAAAAGCAGCTTTTCTGAGTTGCTCGATCAAGTGATTTCTGAATCCTATAGCAAAGCGGCATTGGTGTCTTTAACTTCTGCCGTCGATAAAATGAGTCATTATGGTAATGAAATTATCCATTACCTGAAGATGAGAAGCGGTAGCGTACATATGGATATTAATGAACTTAAGCAGTTTATTATAGCTTTGGAAAGAGATATAGATCAGATTTCACTGGCATCCCGCAGTGCCAATAAGATGTCTTCTGAAGCTCTTGGTAAACTTACCTCTATGACAAAAGGGATATTTGAGGAAGGCGCTAAAGTGATCAGGCTACTGATTGAGAATTTATTTACACATGGGAAACGACTTGAAGAAGAGCAGGCTAAATTGGAGGGGGCTGAGAAGACAAGCCGTCGCAGGCCTTTTTTTCAGTCATTTTTCACCTCTGAAAATAGCTTTGTAACAATAAATCAGCATGGTCCGAATAAATTTTCAACGAAACGTGAGGCAGATGCCTTCCTGGATAAGATCAATGATGTTTTACAGAATGATATAGGTGTCATTTCCGGTAAAATTCAAATCCAGGTGAACGGGTTTGTAGAATCACTTGAATATGATCTCCAGCAGGAAATCAATAAAGGTGTAGAACCCATTCTGGAACATGCCTCCCGAACGTTAAATAACGCCTTTGATATGAAGATATCATTCAAAGTGCATAACGTAAAGGCGATCAAAGTGGACTTTGATCAGATTTCGAAAGATGCAGTCGAAGAAAAAAGCGTTGAGAAGATTAAGACAAAGTATGAGCGGAAGTGGTATACCTTGTGGCTTAAAGAACATGCAGTTGAGTACACTGTCCAGGAAGAAGAATATCATGTCGATACCAGACAGATTGGCAAAAAAGTCATTCAAGATCTTGAAAAAGTCCAGCAGAAGCTTAGAAAGGAATTGGATAAGTACGTGTCAGAGGAATTAGCCCAAAATCTAACGGAATATTTTTCTGAGCTTACTGTTTATCTAGATAAATTTCGTGGGAATCTGCTAGACGGCCTAACTGACAAGCAAGAAAGTGAAGAAATGCTGGGAAAGCTGCTGACGGCTATGGAACAGTTTTTATCGATAGCCGTACTTCATCGTGAAGATCTAGAGCCAGTTGAGGAAGCCCTGATTTTGCTGCAGTTATCACCCAGAGAGGCTGTGGGTGTATGA
- a CDS encoding diguanylate cyclase regulator RdcB family protein, whose product MNMEKAEEERQFRKLIESVPVLHDKLIVDLVNGIEVTKDHINFREVRNPNFFSRAWDGLTGKSANRQQQIDLNLSRGLQAASVWLQNVQAEQIRSDRALVYVSKKLAETRIGIQKLVASHLDLRDDVQKLGEKIGQFEELCQLQMSELKRQIQSIGQRQSAVIQMNKEFDKWESGGYSAYAPLSQLLIVLETLNWGAFGEYDTFNTEFRDQLFDKCVIMLKNHPSGSPCKLYPTEEWLLQLVREPQETKEIIGYLLFSEGPWCDELSLNSTILDMLNIDSSSSSINKQVLSGIQIHDLPYVLDSRRLSKRLFTESRLRLESEGLYVSSL is encoded by the coding sequence ATGAATATGGAGAAGGCTGAAGAAGAGCGCCAGTTTAGAAAGCTAATTGAAAGTGTGCCTGTTCTCCACGACAAGTTGATTGTTGATTTGGTGAATGGTATTGAGGTCACGAAGGATCATATCAATTTCCGGGAAGTACGCAATCCGAATTTTTTCTCAAGGGCTTGGGATGGATTAACCGGGAAGTCGGCCAATCGCCAACAACAGATTGATTTAAATCTATCCAGAGGACTCCAAGCGGCATCGGTTTGGCTGCAAAACGTACAGGCCGAGCAGATTCGTAGTGACAGAGCTTTGGTATATGTCTCCAAAAAGCTGGCAGAAACAAGAATAGGTATTCAAAAGCTTGTGGCAAGCCATCTGGATCTTCGTGATGATGTACAGAAACTGGGAGAGAAGATAGGGCAGTTTGAAGAACTCTGTCAGCTGCAAATGTCAGAATTAAAACGTCAGATTCAATCGATTGGTCAGAGACAAAGTGCAGTAATTCAAATGAACAAAGAATTTGACAAATGGGAAAGCGGTGGTTATAGCGCATATGCCCCTCTCAGCCAACTGTTGATTGTTCTGGAAACACTGAACTGGGGAGCTTTTGGTGAATATGATACATTCAATACTGAATTCAGAGACCAGCTTTTTGATAAATGTGTCATTATGCTCAAAAATCATCCGAGTGGCTCCCCCTGTAAGCTTTATCCAACAGAAGAATGGTTGCTTCAGCTTGTTCGTGAACCTCAGGAAACGAAAGAAATTATCGGTTATCTATTGTTCTCCGAAGGACCCTGGTGTGACGAGTTATCACTTAATAGTACGATTCTAGACATGCTCAACATCGATTCTTCCAGTTCCAGCATCAACAAGCAGGTTCTATCGGGAATTCAAATCCATGATTTGCCTTATGTGCTGGACAGTAGAAGATTAAGCAAACGGCTGTTCACCGAATCCCGTCTCCGTTTAGAAAGTGAGGGTCTGTATGTCTCGAGTCTTTGA
- a CDS encoding patatin-like phospholipase family protein: protein MSRVFESFGLVLSGGGARGAYEVGVAKYLADQNYIPAAYAGASIGALNASFLGTASTFQAGVKHLEQIWGSIQSNDVVKLNKGLFVFGFLHALFKRSLQSRPELALVNPLLQLAADSSRFFGRLGQVSRLLSDNPLYSNLQKGLLDDGFLRNLLEEELALYRVEHAAPIWISAYASQGTVDDILAYLLSNLGIKDNPDSEYFKLSEIDEKQRLSVILASAAIPVVYGSHIVEGKRYIDGGVGGERTARGNTPLAPLVASGCRQCIVVNLSDGAMFNRHDFPDTVIIEVRPETSIHPDGMLSSLLDFREDRIKDLISMGYSDAERCIGNALLALNLVQDGRRSTLIRDESIRRLENDGFDEMLKKL, encoded by the coding sequence ATGTCTCGAGTCTTTGAGTCGTTTGGACTGGTCTTATCCGGGGGAGGTGCGCGCGGAGCCTATGAAGTTGGAGTGGCTAAATATCTCGCTGATCAAAATTATATTCCAGCTGCTTACGCCGGAGCCAGCATTGGGGCACTGAATGCGTCATTCTTGGGAACAGCCTCAACCTTTCAAGCTGGTGTAAAACATCTTGAGCAAATCTGGGGCTCGATTCAGTCCAATGATGTCGTAAAATTAAATAAAGGACTTTTTGTGTTTGGATTTCTGCATGCATTATTCAAACGATCCTTGCAGTCCAGACCGGAATTAGCCCTGGTAAATCCGTTGCTTCAGTTGGCAGCCGATAGCAGTCGTTTTTTTGGACGTTTAGGACAGGTGAGCCGTTTATTAAGTGATAATCCCCTATATTCAAACCTACAGAAGGGACTGTTGGATGACGGGTTTTTAAGGAATCTTCTTGAAGAAGAGCTGGCGCTTTACCGTGTAGAACATGCCGCTCCTATTTGGATCTCCGCCTACGCTAGTCAAGGGACTGTTGATGATATTTTAGCTTATCTTCTCTCGAATTTGGGCATTAAAGACAATCCGGATTCAGAGTACTTTAAATTAAGTGAAATTGATGAAAAGCAGCGTTTATCTGTAATTTTGGCGAGTGCTGCTATTCCAGTAGTTTATGGAAGTCATATCGTTGAAGGTAAACGTTACATCGATGGCGGGGTTGGTGGAGAAAGAACGGCTAGGGGCAACACCCCTCTTGCGCCTTTGGTAGCATCCGGCTGTCGGCAATGTATAGTGGTCAATTTATCTGATGGAGCGATGTTTAATCGCCATGATTTTCCCGATACAGTTATTATTGAAGTAAGGCCGGAGACATCTATTCATCCCGATGGTATGCTATCCAGTCTTCTTGATTTCAGGGAAGACCGTATTAAGGATTTAATTTCTATGGGTTATTCTGATGCAGAAAGATGTATAGGCAATGCGCTACTTGCTTTGAACCTGGTTCAAGATGGCAGACGGAGCACATTAATTAGGGACGAAAGTATCCGGCGACTGGAGAACGATGGTTTTGATGAGATGTTGAAGAAATTGTAA
- a CDS encoding endo-1,4-beta-xylanase: MSRMVKKIFSVVLAASLLLPLGRIAPVARAAETGQEETRTVYHETFAGGAGKAVNSGGASLAAVTGKVFDGNADGAALYVNNRVNNWDAADFKFSDLGLENGKAYTVTAIVYVDANVSLPDGAKAALQTVSSYGNYAEAAYEAGKAVILTKEFTVDTSKDQALRINSNSAGAAVPFYIGDILFTEKVITDVGEEPAREPAIPFSTITFEDQTAGGFIGRAGTETLSITNEDNHTGEGSYALKVEGRTSTWHGPSLRVEKYVDKGSEYKISAWVKLIDPASAQLQLSTQVGNGSSANYVALSPKTINAADGWVKFEGSYRYNSVGGEYLTIYIESSNNAAASFYIDDISFEPTGTGPVAIQKDLVPVKAAYQNDFLIGNAITAEDLEGVRLELLKMHHNVATAGNAMKPDALQPTKGNFTFDAADAMVDKVLTEGMQMHGHVLVWHQQSPAWMNTATDAEGNTTALGRDEALVNLRTHIQTVMEHFGDKVISWDVVNEAMNDNPPNPTDWETSLRQAPWKSAIGADYVEQAFLAARGVLDAHPDWDIKLYYNDYNEDNQNKAQAIYNMVKTINDRYALTHPGKLLIDGVGMQSHYSINTNPDNVKLSLEKFISLGVEVSITELDIQAGSNYQLSDKLADAQGYLYAQLMNLYKAHSANIARITFWGMDDNTSWRASSNPLLFDKSLQAKPAYYGVIDPAKFMAEHQPDTTDANVSTAVYGSPKVDGTVDAVWSNASELQVNRYQLAWQGATGVAKTLWDDQNLYVLIQVSDAQLDKGSPNAWEQDSVEIFLDQNNAKTSFYQDDDGQFRVNFDNETTFNPPAIAAGFESATKVSGTNYTVEVKLPLNKVSAANDKKLGFDIQINDAKDGARQSVAAWNDTTGNGYQDTSIYGVLTLSGKSVSSEPTPTTTPTPTASPTSTPTPTPTPTPTPTPAALPGGSSSATTPQPVTVEGKDGIVTIKPAVKTEGGAAKAVVLGDHMKKALEQAVPAADGKKHIVIDLPKQTGAASYEVQLPAQNLKGQQNIMLLIKTDLGTMELPSNMLSGVTADTEVLSVRIQQASTDNLDAAARSVIGQGPVIGLSLTAGGKAIALSSPDMSIKISIPYTPAAAQLGNKGSLMAGQIDSKGSLTAIPNSRYDAASGSLVFHAAQSGTYAVAYKPVSFSDLGNLSWAQDAISAMAARDIVQGTAENSFSPASSVKRADFITLLVRALELKGTGQAAAGFTDIPADAYYSNELAIAQQLGIVNGYADHSFRPDSPVSRQEMMVLAARALAAAGVEISGSGSLDAYADAAEVSGYAADSVSLLVKAGVVTGKNGRLAPEDTLTRAEAAVIVYRIWGL, from the coding sequence ATGAGTAGAATGGTTAAAAAAATTTTCTCCGTCGTATTGGCGGCCAGTCTGCTGCTTCCGTTAGGCAGGATTGCTCCGGTTGCCCGGGCAGCTGAAACGGGCCAGGAAGAGACCCGAACGGTTTATCATGAAACCTTTGCGGGCGGGGCAGGAAAAGCAGTCAACTCAGGAGGGGCAAGTCTTGCAGCAGTCACCGGTAAAGTTTTTGACGGCAATGCCGACGGTGCGGCTTTATACGTAAATAACAGAGTGAACAACTGGGATGCCGCGGATTTCAAGTTCAGCGATCTCGGTCTCGAAAACGGGAAAGCGTATACCGTAACTGCCATTGTCTATGTGGATGCAAATGTGAGTTTGCCTGACGGCGCAAAGGCGGCGCTTCAAACTGTAAGCAGCTATGGGAATTATGCGGAAGCAGCTTATGAAGCCGGGAAGGCGGTCATTCTGACCAAAGAATTCACCGTGGATACAAGCAAGGATCAGGCTTTGCGTATTAATTCCAACAGTGCCGGAGCTGCAGTTCCTTTCTATATCGGAGACATTCTTTTTACCGAGAAGGTAATCACGGATGTTGGAGAAGAGCCGGCCAGAGAACCGGCAATACCGTTCAGTACAATTACCTTTGAAGATCAGACTGCTGGCGGCTTCATAGGCAGAGCTGGAACGGAAACGCTGAGTATCACGAATGAAGACAATCACACTGGAGAGGGCTCCTATGCGCTGAAGGTGGAAGGCAGAACCTCAACCTGGCATGGACCTTCCCTGCGTGTAGAGAAATATGTGGATAAGGGCAGTGAATATAAAATTTCAGCCTGGGTGAAGCTGATTGATCCGGCAAGCGCGCAGCTTCAGCTGTCTACGCAGGTCGGCAATGGAAGCAGTGCCAATTACGTGGCGCTTTCCCCTAAGACCATCAACGCTGCCGACGGCTGGGTGAAATTCGAGGGAAGCTACCGCTATAACAGTGTGGGCGGCGAATATCTCACGATCTATATTGAAAGTTCGAATAACGCCGCAGCCTCCTTTTATATCGACGATATCAGCTTTGAGCCGACCGGCACTGGCCCTGTTGCCATCCAAAAGGATCTGGTTCCTGTAAAAGCGGCTTATCAGAACGATTTTCTGATCGGCAATGCAATTACCGCGGAGGATCTGGAAGGGGTCCGGCTGGAGCTGCTCAAAATGCATCACAACGTTGCAACCGCCGGCAATGCCATGAAACCGGATGCGCTGCAGCCGACAAAGGGAAATTTTACTTTTGACGCCGCGGATGCCATGGTTGACAAGGTTCTGACTGAAGGTATGCAGATGCACGGGCATGTGCTGGTATGGCATCAGCAGTCTCCGGCGTGGATGAATACAGCCACAGATGCCGAAGGGAATACGACTGCACTGGGGCGGGACGAGGCGCTCGTCAATTTGCGGACCCATATCCAAACGGTCATGGAGCATTTCGGGGATAAGGTAATCTCCTGGGATGTTGTGAATGAGGCGATGAACGATAATCCGCCAAATCCGACCGATTGGGAAACCTCGCTGCGCCAGGCTCCTTGGAAGAGTGCAATTGGAGCAGACTATGTCGAGCAAGCCTTCCTGGCAGCCAGGGGTGTGCTGGACGCCCATCCGGATTGGGATATCAAGCTGTATTATAACGATTATAACGAAGACAACCAGAATAAAGCACAGGCTATCTATAACATGGTCAAAACGATCAATGATAGGTATGCGCTTACTCATCCCGGCAAGCTCCTCATCGACGGTGTCGGCATGCAGTCGCACTACAGCATTAATACCAATCCCGACAATGTGAAATTGTCTCTGGAAAAATTTATTTCCCTTGGAGTAGAGGTAAGCATCACTGAGCTCGATATTCAGGCCGGAAGCAACTATCAGCTGTCTGACAAGCTCGCGGATGCCCAGGGTTATCTCTACGCACAATTAATGAATCTGTATAAAGCTCATTCCGCCAATATTGCCAGAATTACGTTCTGGGGCATGGATGACAATACGAGCTGGAGAGCCTCTTCCAATCCGCTGTTGTTCGATAAGAGTCTCCAGGCCAAACCGGCTTACTACGGAGTTATCGATCCTGCTAAATTTATGGCAGAGCACCAGCCGGATACTACCGATGCCAATGTCTCCACTGCAGTCTATGGCTCGCCAAAAGTAGATGGTACGGTTGATGCGGTATGGAGCAATGCATCCGAGCTGCAGGTCAACCGTTATCAGCTGGCTTGGCAGGGAGCCACAGGAGTCGCTAAGACCCTCTGGGATGATCAGAACCTGTATGTGCTGATTCAAGTCAGCGATGCACAGCTTGATAAAGGCAGCCCCAATGCATGGGAGCAGGATTCCGTTGAAATATTCCTGGATCAGAATAATGCCAAAACCTCGTTCTATCAGGACGATGACGGGCAGTTCCGGGTTAATTTTGACAATGAAACGACTTTCAATCCGCCAGCTATAGCCGCAGGCTTCGAATCGGCAACCAAGGTATCCGGAACAAACTACACGGTTGAAGTTAAGCTTCCGCTTAACAAAGTTTCGGCAGCCAATGACAAGAAGCTCGGCTTCGACATCCAGATCAATGATGCCAAAGACGGGGCACGGCAAAGTGTTGCTGCATGGAATGATACAACCGGCAACGGCTATCAGGACACTTCTATTTATGGTGTACTTACCCTCTCGGGCAAAAGTGTTAGTTCGGAACCAACACCGACAACAACACCGACACCGACAGCGTCACCGACCTCAACACCAACGCCAACACCGACACCGACACCGACACCGACACCAGCAGCGTTACCCGGCGGCAGCAGCAGTGCAACTACCCCGCAGCCAGTAACCGTTGAGGGCAAAGACGGAATCGTTACAATCAAACCGGCGGTGAAGACGGAAGGCGGAGCAGCAAAAGCAGTAGTTTTGGGCGATCATATGAAGAAGGCGCTTGAACAGGCAGTTCCGGCAGCAGACGGTAAAAAACACATCGTAATCGACCTGCCGAAGCAGACAGGCGCAGCCTCCTATGAAGTTCAACTGCCCGCTCAAAATTTAAAAGGGCAGCAAAACATCATGCTGCTGATAAAGACAGACCTAGGAACGATGGAGCTTCCAAGTAACATGCTGTCCGGTGTTACAGCAGACACTGAGGTATTGTCCGTCCGTATACAGCAAGCTTCCACGGATAATCTTGATGCGGCAGCCCGCAGTGTCATTGGCCAAGGTCCGGTAATTGGACTGAGTCTGACTGCCGGCGGCAAAGCCATAGCCTTGAGCAGTCCAGATATGTCCATAAAGATCTCCATTCCTTATACCCCGGCAGCAGCCCAGCTCGGCAATAAGGGTTCACTTATGGCAGGTCAGATCGACAGCAAAGGAAGTTTGACAGCGATTCCGAACAGCCGTTATGACGCGGCTAGCGGATCACTAGTATTCCATGCCGCGCAATCCGGTACCTATGCGGTAGCCTATAAGCCGGTAAGCTTCTCAGACCTGGGGAATCTGTCTTGGGCTCAAGACGCGATCAGCGCCATGGCCGCCCGGGATATTGTTCAGGGCACCGCTGAGAACAGCTTCTCCCCGGCTTCTTCTGTAAAGCGTGCAGATTTCATCACACTGCTTGTAAGAGCTCTTGAACTGAAGGGTACAGGGCAAGCTGCTGCGGGCTTCACCGATATCCCGGCAGATGCTTATTACAGCAATGAACTGGCTATCGCGCAGCAGCTGGGCATCGTAAACGGCTATGCAGACCATTCCTTCCGTCCGGACAGCCCGGTCTCCCGTCAGGAAATGATGGTGCTCGCTGCGCGCGCGCTGGCTGCAGCAGGTGTAGAGATCTCTGGCAGCGGAAGTCTGGATGCTTACGCGGATGCAGCGGAGGTATCAGGATATGCTGCAGACAGCGTATCCCTGTTGGTTAAAGCCGGCGTTGTTACCGGCAAGAACGGCAGGTTAGCACCGGAAGACACACTCACCCGCGCGGAAGCGGCTGTGATTGTGTACCGGATTTGGGGGCTGTAA
- a CDS encoding DUF3788 domain-containing protein, with translation MISHRFTEKSCMPSEEELMPALGIQANEAWVNMKEFARQNYDHEAEWNYGGKNYGWNIRYRKSGKTLFNMFPEKNNGFTLLLVLGKKELAKYQDKREEFSEAFQAEVDSAAQYHDGRWLWLKITEVQQLEDIERLIRIKKKTKTLS, from the coding sequence ATGATCAGCCATCGATTTACGGAAAAAAGCTGTATGCCGTCAGAGGAGGAACTCATGCCGGCCCTCGGCATTCAGGCAAACGAAGCATGGGTCAATATGAAGGAATTTGCCAGGCAAAATTATGATCATGAAGCGGAATGGAATTATGGCGGGAAGAATTACGGCTGGAATATCAGATACCGCAAGAGCGGGAAGACCTTGTTCAACATGTTCCCCGAAAAAAACAACGGATTTACCCTCCTGCTAGTACTGGGGAAAAAAGAACTCGCTAAATATCAGGACAAGCGGGAGGAATTTTCTGAAGCCTTCCAAGCGGAAGTCGATTCCGCTGCCCAGTATCATGATGGAAGATGGCTGTGGCTAAAAATAACTGAAGTCCAGCAACTGGAGGATATTGAGCGTCTGATACGTATTAAGAAAAAAACGAAGACCCTTTCGTAA
- a CDS encoding SDR family oxidoreductase, with translation MHVFVTGATGYIGSAVVRELTDAGHTVTGLCRSEEKAAGLKAAGAGAVYGTLEDLDTLRSAAAAADGVIHLAFTNDFSDFDGALALDLRAVQAMGAALEGTGKPFITTAHANGTAVDQAVLALAERGIRSAIVSLSPSVHGEGDRGFVPMMINIARAKGIAAYIGDGSNRWLAVHRLDAAVLYRLALESAPAGSRLFGAGDEGIPLREIAGVIGRHLNIPAVSITAEEAADHFGFLGEIVSLDLASLYNTAQASPATRDLLGWEPQQPGLLADLEEGHYFA, from the coding sequence ATGCATGTTTTTGTTACAGGAGCAACAGGGTATATCGGTTCTGCAGTCGTCAGGGAATTGACCGATGCGGGCCATACAGTGACGGGTCTTTGCCGTTCTGAAGAGAAGGCTGCGGGTTTAAAGGCGGCGGGAGCCGGGGCGGTGTACGGCACGCTGGAGGATCTCGATACGCTGCGCAGTGCCGCCGCTGCTGCGGACGGTGTAATTCATCTGGCGTTCACCAATGATTTTTCCGACTTTGACGGTGCGCTGGCCCTTGATTTACGGGCTGTTCAGGCCATGGGAGCAGCACTCGAAGGCACTGGGAAGCCGTTCATTACTACAGCCCACGCCAACGGAACTGCAGTCGACCAAGCAGTACTCGCATTGGCAGAGCGGGGAATCCGGTCAGCCATCGTCTCCCTATCCCCTTCCGTGCATGGCGAAGGCGATAGAGGCTTCGTGCCGATGATGATCAACATTGCCCGGGCGAAGGGCATCGCCGCCTATATCGGCGACGGAAGCAACCGCTGGCTGGCAGTGCACCGTCTAGATGCGGCAGTCCTGTACCGACTGGCGCTGGAATCTGCCCCGGCAGGCTCAAGGCTGTTTGGCGCAGGTGATGAAGGTATTCCGCTTCGCGAAATCGCCGGGGTCATCGGGCGCCATTTAAACATACCGGCGGTCAGCATAACAGCTGAAGAAGCCGCCGACCATTTCGGCTTTCTTGGCGAAATTGTTTCACTCGATCTCGCAAGCCTGTATAACACTGCCCAGGCAAGCCCGGCAACAAGGGATCTGCTGGGCTGGGAGCCGCAGCAGCCCGGCCTGCTCGCCGACCTCGAAGAGGGGCACTATTTCGCATAA
- a CDS encoding MerR family transcriptional regulator, giving the protein MMMKIQELADKMGLTIHTIRFYEKEGLLDNRHVRRESNNYRNYSDEAVERLKLIKKFQSIGCSLAELKEALEDHDTNARSNMQIIEWIHAKKQEIEHKKEEYDQMLVTLNWMLEYRTLLINDPQKAQEMLKAWHARVTE; this is encoded by the coding sequence ATGATGATGAAAATTCAGGAACTGGCAGACAAGATGGGATTAACGATCCATACGATCCGTTTTTATGAGAAGGAAGGCTTGCTGGATAACCGGCATGTCCGCCGGGAGAGCAACAATTACCGCAACTATTCAGACGAAGCTGTCGAGCGGTTGAAGCTGATCAAGAAGTTCCAGTCCATCGGCTGTTCGCTGGCCGAACTGAAGGAAGCGCTGGAGGACCACGACACCAATGCGCGCAGCAACATGCAGATCATAGAATGGATTCACGCTAAGAAACAGGAGATTGAACACAAGAAGGAAGAATACGATCAAATGCTGGTCACCCTGAACTGGATGCTGGAGTACCGGACTCTGCTCATCAACGATCCGCAAAAAGCACAGGAAATGCTAAAGGCTTGGCATGCCCGAGTAACAGAGTGA